A region of the Vicia villosa cultivar HV-30 ecotype Madison, WI unplaced genomic scaffold, Vvil1.0 ctg.001716F_1_1, whole genome shotgun sequence genome:
AGCACACCCAAACGATGGTTCTTTCCACCTTTGCATTTGGAGAAGCAAACTCATGTGTCTAGTTGGAGATGACGAAGTAGTAGTCCAAGGTCATTCAAGGTCCCTATGAAATTACTTGTTCTCTGTATGCAGCTTTGTCTAATTTAACCATATAaaaacttttatcattatctataATTTCATACCCTCTTTGCAGTCTCTAAATTCTTTGGGACATTCATTCATTATATTATAGCTAATGTTTTTACCTATATTTGATCCATAGACTACACATGTCTTTGAAAATCTTCGCCTCTAAGTGGACCATAAGAAGAAGGAAATTTCCATTTTTAAGCACAATACAGACCTGAGTGTGGCGATCATGTTCTCCTTTTCATGGACGACAAGGACTTGAGAAGTAGCATCGACTTgtctaagaaggatattttagATGACTCAAATATGTTGAGGGTTTTACGTGGGTTGGGATTAGGGATGAGAATAGGTCAGGCTGACCTACAGGGTGCTATAGCCTAGCCAATTTAAGACCATGTTAGACTTATTTAATAAAGATGTCAGacttaagtttttttaaaagcctatttaattaaagaaaaatgatACGATGACACTATTTTGTACACTAACCTGTACATTCTACCATTAATATGTACtcgttattttaataatttttttatcatattttgatATATGTGCATGGCTAAAAAAGATATACACATCGCGTGTAAGTTATATATGATGCCATTGAATGGTGTCATCGCAGTATAGCCCATAATTAAATAGATCATATGTGGACTATTAAAAAAGTTTATGAAGCCTTATAGCTCTGTatgtattttcatatatatatatatatatatattagaaaaaaaactaattaagttggcctatatatacatacatattaggaaaaaatactaaatatttcagcctatatatgcatatatagatcGTTCTATAAGGCTTCTTAAATAATATTGATTAATTGAAAACCTTAATGAGAAACAAACTTTTAAATAAGCTtgacttttaaaaaggtcagATCATGCCACAGAAAAAAGTAAAGCTATCAAATGAGCTGGCCTGACCCAACCCGCTTCGGCCCGAGGGTCCAAAATATATAAAGGTGTTGAAGTGGGTCGGCCCGATTACTTTATGGACTGTCAAAAATGAGTCCAACCCAGTTACTAACAGACCTTATGGCCCGGTGGGCCGGTCCGATGGACCAGTTAGtcctttattttaatattatagttttaaatttataaaaaggaTGTAATAGATAAAAGCTACATAACATAAATAGagagtaataataaaattagttaaatgatatttaaaatattcatcaaatcaacATCCATATATACAATCTCACGaatatatttatgtaaaagtATAGTGAAACTAAATATTATCTCCTATACTTATCAAACTTTCTCTTTTTCTCACAACTATTTCTTTAATCATATCATCTTGaaatatatcttcatcctctttaactttttttttcacTTGAAATACACTTATGCAATTATATCTTACCTCaatattttttctccaaaattaactaaaattattttaaaattttatttttaatggacCATCCCAAAATCCGCTTGGCTGATCCGGCCCGACCCATGAAAAACATAAGTCCGGTGGACTGGGCAAAAAAGATAGTGTTGTgttttttttaaaggtttttttgcaGCAAGACCCACGATAAAATATAGGGCTCATGGGTCAGCCTGATGAGGCTAGTTCATTTTAATAgctctaaaaataaataatagaccATAGGCCAAACTCAAAATTTGTAAGTTTGTCGTAGGTCAAACTCAAATCTTTTAAAGTCTAACTTAACCTAACCCATTTTCATGATTATTATGATATAAGAGAAAACAAACTCAACTTGCATTTTCTCTAAAATAAATTTACGTTATCTTAGCATCTATTAGAATGAGATTCCTCACATGATATAGAAAAATTCATTTACAAGTTTTTTGAGCATAcaattttttgtttatatattttaaatgaaaacaaagaaattaaatcaaaataataataagaaattaaACACAACCCATTgaatattcaatttttatttcataacctaaattataaaattaattaacaatttttaaaaattttgaaatttgttttaccgtagtttacatatttttaaaaataaatatgaattaaagATATGTTTAAATTATACTAAtgcaaaattaaatatgaattaaagATATGTTTAAATTATATTAATGAAAAAAAGGTATCTACTTACTATAAATCtaaagaagtcatgatggcaaccctagccacatgtcttcTTAGTAATAATATTATCCACATGTCACTTGATAACAATTctaaataaaaatcctaattatacaaaccttttattaaaataaatattaatataataattattataattgtacaattttgaaatttaaaattaataattatttcaaaaattaagAATTGAATTCTCCAACAATCAATATTAAAACCTCAAAAAATTAGTATTTAAATTTTCTAAATaattttagaatatatttttaaaataagtatttaaatTTTAAGGTTTAAGAATAATCCTACTAATAATAGGAAAACCTcaaaaaataagtatttaaattatatatataattttagaattcatttaaaaataagtatttaaaattttatatataaattataagtatttaaaattttataaataatctatataattttagaaagcattttaatataattttaacctAAGGAATTTAACATACatacaaagattaaaaaaaattctatctaTTAAATTTTAggattaaataatcaattttatatttaattcagatacaatcaaaGTAAAATAAACGAAAaacaagaaagatggaaaaggtGGATCAACTCAATATTGGAAATAAAGATTATGAATATACCatttaaacaataataaatactaagaataataatatatttaattcagatacaatcaaaataaaataaacgaaAAAGAACAAAGATGGAAAGGGTAGATCAACTCAATATTGGAAATGAAGATtatgaatatactatttaaaaaataataaatactaagaataataataatcaatatgtAACTGCTTATGTTAAGAAtaaattttctaaattaaaaaaaaaattaagaataagaATAAATATCAAACGttatacaattataataatgacaaaattaaaataataattattgcatAAAATTATTATGTATAACTCTTATAATAAATTGTAATAAAAATTGAAACCTACTTTTTATGTCATTGGTAACGATAAAAAATTTAGACTTTTCAATTctaatgaaattaaaaatgttGATTCACTATAAATATGTCTTTTTTAGAACCTCTTATCTCATATGAGAATTCCTTGATGGAAGAGATTGTATTCTGTGTGtgcagaaaaatatttttattgtgtattcatattatgcatttgtatttcattcatagtttgaatttataattatgttttctttgtgtatttgCAGGGCcctctttgagggcgtgcaaggcgGGCTACTGCACGGGGACTCCAAAAAATTGAGACGGCCATGTGTATTTGTATTATGAATTTGTATGTCAttcataattataatttataatttttatcaattccaatttatatatttatatataatatgaaAATCTTGATTAAgtgttatatttatatataatagtttTACATATAGTAGAATAAGAATAATTtgccaatttttttagttttatttgtaTGTTGTTTTTTCTTCACTACAATGGTGatactattttatatattttttataatatgctACATTTGATTATAGACATTTTAAACGAATGCATATGGCAGGATGGTTTATACACATTTTGTAAAAATGCAGATGGCATGGTGGTTCATTTTATACGAGGTATATGAAAAAATTATAATGCAGATGGAATGGTCACAGTCATagtaaatgaaaaaatatattatatttggacAATGAAGGCAAGATCAAGCAAAAAATTTAAGTGGGAGATAGCATCTAccatcaattttaaaatatagtatattTACTGAGACTTTTAGAACGTTGTTTGTTTGTAATtttaaacacaatttttttttataatttgtatttGATAGAATAGTGATAATTGTttatgataatatttatttataaaattttatcatTTTCGTCGCAATGtgttaacaataaaaatattttattattttttaattaagtcaatataataaaatgtaatATAGAATATTCATTTATGTGTATATTGAAAGAATTAGTATAAGACTAAAATATCATTTTgaatatgtaaaaatatttacatttgatataaaatttatttataattttttgaacaattaaactaaaattataaatataaatttttattttttaaatttatttgaatttatttaaagTTCAATCTATATAAGcctaaattatttttatcatttcatatattttataattatatttattatatttatgttcCATTCATATATGCTTATTTtcatatttaagaaaatttaataaatagataaaaaaataaGAACATAAATTGAAGTCTTTTAGATAAGTTACAAATAAATAGATATTTTAATAGTGATAATTGAAATTTATAAATTCACAacgtaaaatttaaaaaataattgtcaATGATCTAATTGTGTGCAAATATAATCATGTTTTATTAGaatgatttttgaatttttttcctattattaatttttttgtgaatttattttcatattattttacttCTCTCACTCGCACatgttattatattaatattattatgaataaaattatactaattttatattaataaaagttTACTAATTCGACAATATGTGGCAGTAtaagactaattttaatattaataaaagatttatttaaaattttgtgttattatattaataatattatgaatattttaatttttatgataaataaaaaataagcttatataacagaataatattttaataaaataatttaatatattattataataaaataaatattaatattataaatttcaattttgaaataaccgtgcatcgcacgggccaACAATCTAGTAATTTTTAAATATCATCAAATATAATTGCAGAAGTtgacaaaaataaattttaattataaaaaatttgacAAGAATTATAACTTAGACATTAATTTTTACAATAaataaattggatttttttttttttttgacaaaaacataaataaattggatttagtttttgataaaatacaaaaaattacgTATTTTGGTCTATGAGGGTTAAAACCACAAAAtcctaattgtttcagttcctTGTTAAACCCTAGCCGTAGCCCGTTCCTCGGAGTCCCATCACCGCATCTTCGCCGGTGTTCTGTTGCTGCAACCTCGCCGGAACACGATTTCGCAAATCCTAGCGCCGtcgtcttcttcttcatcttcacactTCAACTCAGGTATTCATTTATGTTCCTTGTATTTTATGTCGTTTTGATTGCTTTTCCATTATACTTGCTTGCTCCTGTTGCTTGTTCTGATGATAATTGTGGGATTAGGCGGGTGCATGTGGCTTTCAGGGAGGTGTGTTTGTAAATCCGCATGTTATATATAAGAAGTGGTTCCAAATaattgtgtaatttttgtgtttCTTTTCAAGGATTTCAAATGAAGTAGTATTCATATAGGGCTGAGCACAACTACTGCTACATAGTGGAGTGAGTTTAGAGTGTATTGTTTAATTTTGCATCCATGCATCTTGTGTAATGGtcatgtttgtatatttgtttattttattttatacgcTTAACTTTGAAGAAGGACATAATGGACTCGATCTTTGAAGTGGGGGAACTTTTTGTTTTAGTTTATTTATATTGTCTCTAACTACAATCTTAGTCATGAAATGATGTTTCTAGTTCATAAATTCCCTTTTTAAACATACTAAAAGTCACTTTTTGTTGTGCAGCATAAGGGCAACTACATTTGATTCAGAAGAACTTGTATTTCATTTTGTTATTGAAGTTCTATTGGTTGAAGCCGAAAATATTTTCTATTGTAGTCCTGTTTCTTCGGGATAGCACTCCCTAACAGGGTATAGGGTCAATGTTTTATCTCAGTAAGATTGAGCATAAATTGGCCTTGCCTccatctcttctttctcttcccaTTGGAGAAGCCATACACACGGAGCTTGAGAGGCTTTTCTTGGATAAGgttttctgttgctaacattttcattttcttatgacccattatatataatttatttaacttatttCACCTGTCTTTGTATTGTGTTTCTGTACTCATGTTAGGTTATTGCAAACTTGGGCCTTTGCGTATCTGTTTATGATATCATATCCATCGAGGGTGGGGCTATCTTCCCTGGTGACGGTGCTCCGACCTACCTGGTATGAGTATATGGGTTGTGTTGAACTTCTTGTCATATGATTGGATTTGAATTCTACATAATGAGACTATGAAGTTGATTGGATTTGAATTCTATATAACTGTATTCTGGAATATCTGACAGGTGGtatttaatttgattatgttTCGTCCATTTCCGGGGGAGATTATTACTGCAAAACTTGTTTCATCTAATGCTGATGGCTTGCGCTGTATGTATTCAATTTTCAGCTGGATTATCATGGATTATCAAATTTAAGATGTATTTTAAGATATTTCCTGTTTAGTAATTATGTATTTTTGATTGACAGTATCCATTGGATTCTTTGATGACATTTATATTCCTACTCATCACATGCCCAATCCAAACCATTATGAAGCAGAAAATAGGTAATGCTGCTTCTATACAATTTTACTTTTGGGATGAAATTTGAACATAATACTAAAGCATATCCACATAagatctttttcttttatttttttcgtgCAAAACCCCCTCTCATTATGTAGCTAAAACATCATGTTTATATTTTGGTGAAATTTACAGCAACAAAGGCACATGGTATTGGGATTTTGATGAAAATGATTTATCACTCGGTATTAATTATTCTGACGAGGTTAGACTCCTTTTCCTTTTATCTCAATTGTATTCCTTGCCAACAAGCATGAAACAAAATTTTGGTTACCAACATGGCAGATCAAATTCCAAGTTCAAAGTGTGAGTTACCCTCCAATTCCAGTTGAGCAACCAAAAGAATCAAAGCCATTTGCTCCAATGTTGGTTAGTGTAAGTATTTCTTGTTCCCCAATTTGGCCTCTATTTTCTTCATTTCTCTGGTTCATGCATATCTTTTAATTATGAATCGATACTCATCGATTGCATCATCAACCAGCCAATTAAAGAAACCGAGTTTGAACTTATTACCATATTGATATGCGACGTATAGAAGATAGTTTAAATCCTAATAAACAAGCATTGCACATTGATGGAGGATTGATTTAATGTTTATTTTACAGGGATCATTAGATCAAGATGGTTTGGGTCCTGTTTCCTGGTGGTGATGAATTCATTCCTGGGATTTATTCATTTTCAAGGTTACAATTAGAAGAAATTGCCCCTATTTTGCTTTGGAATAAAAGAAAACGGTAAAGAAATTAGTCGTTATTACTTGTTAGGTTAGAAGAAATTAATGGTTTGCTCATGTTCTTGTGGACATCTCTTAAAAACATGGAATGTGTGATTCAATGAATTTCCATTGCTTTGTaaagtttttaaattttgattcaaTGAATTCCATTGCCTTTCTATTTATACAACCGGCATAACTATCATCATGCTGTAAGAAAGGTACCATACTTTTGTTATTTCGTGGATATAATTACATGTCATACATTTTTTTTAACTCCTTACATTTTGgtatacatttaatttttttatatatatatttgtcatACATTGTTAATTTTTTAGACAAGTATGGTGCATGACTTCACAACAGAAATAATGAGATTGATATATGAATAAGAAAAATATGCCACTAGTTTAGCCACTGCAGTCAACACAACTATATGAAATTGATTTTGAGTTTCAACTAATTCATACATAACTGTATGCCAGAAACAGTTGCACGTTAATTAATCCATTTCAGCAGTTGTGGAGATAATAATTTGATTCACAGATAGAAGTATAGAACAATTATTTTGATACTGTAATTGAATTTGTCTCGGACAAATTGGATGAGGATATATTGTCTACTTGTAGTGGTGGCATTTAAGGAGAAAGCAAGACCAGTTTTGGAGGATATGACACCGTTGAAAGTGGTCCTTGGAGCATTTTGATTACTTTATTTATTGGTGGCATTTTGATTACTTGAAAGTGGTCTATCTGATGGATTCGTTTGAATGCACCGAAGGCTCACCTAAGTAATTTTTCTAACCATATTATTTTCTTCCTATGAGGTTGTCAAACTATTTAGAAGAGTGTTACTACTAGTATCACCGTGCTCAAGATCTTTATACATTCAATCAGGAAAATATATTTTAGAAGTACATGAATCTCCGATGTCATTGTTCTTTCTTCCTCCTATCATTTCAAGAATCAACATTGTATATCTGTACACATCGGACTTGTAAGAAATCCCATCAAAAGCTTTACTAAATATTTTGGGCGCCATATATCCTATagttcctcttgccccttgtATTGACATGATATTGTCCTTCCTTTAGCATATTTTAGTCAAACTAAAATCAGATATTTTTGGGCAAAAATCTGCATCCAAAAGAATGTTTTGGGGTTTGATATCAAGATACAAAATTCTTGAGTTGCATCCTTGATGCAAGTACTCTAGTCCTTTAGCAATGCCTATTGCAATTTGGAACAGAGTGTTCCAATCAAAATCACAAATATCATTAGGAAATTCACTTTTATAGATGAACTTATCCAACAAACCTTTGGGCATGAACTCGTATATTAGTGCTCATTTATTTACTAATTGCTTTGTATTTTGCAGCAGCAATAAAAATGACTGAATTTTTAAAACAGACATAACTGTATTTCTTCATTTTCCCAACCATGTGCTAATGCATTTTATTCTTGATGTTTGTTATGAATCAAAAGCTAATACATTTTACAGTCCTACAATATACTTTTATCTTTTCTGGGATAAAACAATGCTGAACAACATATTATGTGATGAAGCAAGCATAATACCTTTCTCTGTTTTCTCCCCAAAATGAGTACATGAGGTTTGTGATATCGCTGTCATAGTTAAAAGGGATATTGTAGTTCGTGTAATATCCATCATCCTCGTACAGACTCGTTGGAGTATTGATGACGAAGATCATCAAAAATGTGAAGGagataaataaaacaataatagaaGAAGAATGATGAAGTAGATGTTTCATTCTTGCGCAAGAGCAAACAAGTAATAGTGTATAAAGGGTGAATAATTGGATTGGTTTTGgaaagataaagataaataatGAGTTGATTCATTCAACTTGACTTTCACTTTCATGTTTAATTCAATGCAATATAATTTCCATACTTTGTGATGTTTCTATGAAACTGGGTCGAAACTACTGCAATTTAGAATCTAATACATGAACTTAGTTTTAGTTGTTATATTGAAGTATGATAATGTTAAATATAAAAAAGTAATATATTTCAATTGCTGAACGAGAGATCAATGATGATGTAGAAAGGAGCTCTTTGATATAGTAGAGCAAGGGTAGACCGGAAAAAATTAGCACTTCAACGTCCAAATTATTTAAGTTAAAGAGATGTAATATGGAAGAGTGAGACTGCATGAATACCTATTATGGCGCATGATAGACTTATATATGGTGAGCAATCAAAACCATTTCGACTTGATACGACATGGGTTACGAGGGACTGTCTGAGCAGATCTTATGGTTTCTGATGGACCAATAACTCGATTAGGTGTAGGGTCTTCTAGCGAGACTCCAATTGTGTTTCGTCCTTCAATGTGGGTACTTTGGATTTAGCCTTTGGAGTTGGGCATTTGGCCAATTGTGTTTCGTCCTTCAATGTGGGTACTTTGGATTTAGCCTTTGGAGTTGGGCATTTGGCCAGCTCGAAACAGTTATCCCTCAAGTCCTTGATGTCACGTGTAAAGACAAGATTGTGTTGGAGCTTTTAAACCATTCTTTTCTTCTTCACCACCTTGATTACCTGGGCTGACCCACACTCTAAAGAAGATGGCCGAAAGAGTTTGTTGGGTGGGAGTAGGTGCCCTCAATAACACACATTAAATCCTTGTCTTGTAAT
Encoded here:
- the LOC131636409 gene encoding DNA-directed RNA polymerase III subunit RPC8-like, with protein sequence MFYLSKIEHKLALPPSLLSLPIGEAIHTELERLFLDKVIANLGLCVSVYDIISIEGGAIFPGDGAPTYLVVFNLIMFRPFPGEIITAKLVSSNADGLRLSIGFFDDIYIPTHHMPNPNHYEAENSNKGTWYWDFDENDLSLGINYSDEIKFQVQSVSYPPIPVEQPKESKPFAPMLVSGSLDQDGLGPVSWW